In Labeo rohita strain BAU-BD-2019 chromosome 8, IGBB_LRoh.1.0, whole genome shotgun sequence, the genomic window aaccacaaatgttttccttaaaaaccatttcttttcaactgaaaaaagaaagacatgaacatcttggatgacattggggtgagtaaattgtcaggaaattttaaCTCTGGAGTGAACAACTCCtttaacacaataataaaaactctcagaataaatatgacaaataaatgATGTGAACTCATCCTTTAAATGCTTTACTCATGAATGTTATTGTCTAAAgataatgaaagaaaacaagtcaaGTTCTATAGAGATGTCACGTGGGATCAGCTGGACTCACTCTACTTTTGGTTTCGTTATGATCCTTGCCAAATACCTGTATGTACAGAAAAGGAAACTGGGATGGGCTCTGGATCTCAGGAGTTTTTGAAATGACAACCTGCTCGTTCTAGGTTTGTTATGATTTCAGAGAAATGTACTGCAGCAAAATGGAAATTCTGCAGTATTCTACAATACAATCATAGGTCATTGTCGCAGCATTCAGTTTTGACAGGAGATCTTATATCTCAGCATTAAATCTGTTTGCTTGCTTGAAACTCTTAAACATCATAAGAATAATACAATGTTTGAgctgtttgttttcttaaaaaccaGTCATGGCACTATTCAGTACATGCCATGTCTCACCATTATTGCAGAGTTATTCtttctgaaagttttttttttgctcgaTTTAGAAACTTGTTTGCCTCTTGTTCAGACACAACACAAATGATCTCACTGGTTAATCAAAAGCTGACTATCTTTGCTGTTCTCAAGCACATGTCTGAAAGTAGAACATTTTCCAAACAACTCAACTCTTTTACACTTTTGCTCAATATGTGAAAGTTTAAACTGTATCGTAAACAAACatcatattgttttattaacatgCAGTTGAAATAAGTTTTACTGCTATAAGAAATGCATTTGGCATAAgtatggcatttggtttaagcctacacttATGTCCAACACTACCTATAAGCTCTTTcagctgtggtcatcatatcagtattttattttttgagtcgtgttgcagtaaaaatagcaaatagcaataggtagcgccagtagctcatagagtgcaaccatttgacgtcaccaaaataatggcgccccccatagtccaaaatatgtatatacaatgCAAATCTTTCAGGGGTTtcctactacatatttcagtaagagacataatttatgttatattatgcaagcatacaagtcttaatacctgaaGTTCCCTTAAAATACACTGTAATAGTTTTTATACCTTTCAGTTTTAcgttattaaaatttaaataggctttaaatgcaaacaaaacaaaattcctGGTCTGCCTATAGAAAGAGTAACAGCTTATAAAAATTTAGGAACATGGCTGGATGAGAAGCCAGGCTTTTATGTTCATATTGATTCACTTGATGAAACGGCTTAAACCTGGGGACTGGTGTTTCTCCTTCgtcaaaagaaatgtttctccTTTGGAGCTAAAAAGAGAATTATTCAGAGTACAtcattacatattttacattctgGTGATGTTGCATGCATCTACTTACTTGTTGAAAAGGCTGCCTTTTATAACAAATGCTTGCTCACATactcataaataaattatttatgaataataaatacaaatttaaaaagtaaatttaaatgcTACATTTATACTTATACTTTAAATGGGAGCTGAAACAACTAAGATCAACGTCTGATTCAACTTTGTATTTGTCTGTGAAATGAAGACAGACATGCACAAAGACATGCACAAGCAAATGTTAAAATCCCCACCCTTTTAGAAGAAACCTCCATATCTGCCTGTGGCTGGAAAGCACCTTGTTTCAAGTTGAATGTTAAGACAAAAATGCAACAATTCATAACCTCAGGGATGATGAAATGTATGTCTATAACACAACAATATAATTAACACAGTCATTTATTGGTAAATGTATTTCTTATAGCAGTAAAACTTATTTCAACTGCATaagttaataaaacaatatgatGTTTGTTTACGATACAGTTTAAACTTTCACATATTGAGCAAAAGTGTAAAAGAGTTGAGTTGTTTGGAAAATGTTCTACTTTCAGACATGTGCTTGAGAACAGCAAAGATAGTCAGCTTTTGATTAACCAGTGAGATCATTTGTGTTGTGTCTGAACAAGAGGCAAACAAGTTTCtaaattgagcaaaaaaaaaactttcagaaaGAATAACTCTGCAATAATGGTGAGACATGGCATGTACTGAATAGTGCCATGactgttttttaagaaaacaaacagcTCAAACATTGTATTATTCTTATGATGTTTAAGAGTTTCAAGCAAGCAAACAGATTTAATGCTGAGATATAAGATCTCCTGTCAAAACTGAATGCTGCGACAATGACCTATGATTGTATTGTAGAATATTGTCGAATTTCCATTTTGCTGCAGTACATTTCTCTGAAATCATAACAAACCTAGAACGAGCAGGTTGTCATTTCATAAACTCCTGAGATCCAGAGCCCATCCCAGTTTCCTTTTCTGTACATACAGGTATTTGGCAAGGATCATAACGAAACCAAAAGTAGAGTGAGTCCAGCTGATCTCACGTGACATCTCTATAGAACTTGACTTCTTTTCTTTCATTATCTTTAGACAATAACATTCATGAGTAAAGCATTTAAAGGATGAGTTCACATcatttatttgtcatatttattctgagagtttttattattgtgttaaaGGAGTTGTTCACTCCAGAGTTAAAATTTCccgacaatttactcaccccaatgtcatccaagatgttcatgtctttcttttttcagttaaaaagaaatggtttttaaggaaaacatttgtagttaaaaagtctatggtttttacttttttttttttagaaaatgtccgatcatttcgctagataagacccttcttccttggctgggatcgtgtagagctgCGTTCATACTGctatttggaccttcaacccattgtccaccactgaagtccactacatgagaaaaatcctgaaacattTTCGTCAAAAATCttatccgagagctttctgatcctgcatagacagcaacacaactgacacgttcaaggcccagaaatgtagtaaggacatctttcaaattgctgaataaagtcattattattgtttcctTTGCACATAAAGAGTATTCTCATAGCGTTAAagaattacagttgaaccactgatgtcacaaggactattttaatgatgtccttactacttttctgggccttgaacgtgttagttgtgtcgctgtctgtgcagggtcagaaagctcttggatttcatcaaaaatatctttgtgttccgaagatgaacgaaggtacttacgggtttggaacgacacaagggtgagaaattaataacagaattttcatttttgggtgaactatccctttcaaCATTCATCTTAGTTTTTTGCACTTCCACAGTATTTAAGAActgattaaattaataaataaatgagatttCCTACTATACCTCGTTTAGAACAATGTCTGTCTGAGGAACTATATAAAGAATGTTGCCAGCCAgctccttttttattttcttcagaGTGTCTGAATGTAATCTCAAAAATCGTCCATATTTATCAGCCTTTGCATAATGGAAACCAATCAAGGCCAGGTCGACCAATGGATATCTGGAGCAAATGAAGCGATTCAGCTCTCGCAAAGTCCAGTGTACATCTACCCCTCTTGAATCCTGAGCAGGTGCGCCTAGAAAGCAAACACGGAAAACATAAGATTCTTAATCTTTCAAATAGTGGAACTCCttagtcatttatttactttataacagtaaataaatatcggtTATGGATATTGGTTATCGggcacataaacatgcaaaaaatttgtgtttgagatttaaatatacaatttataattaaagtTAACATGTTAGattaatgtacatatttaatttgGGAGTAAAATGGGAGTAAGATGTGATGATGTCAATACGTTTTATGAGATTCTCATACTTCACCTAATTACTCAggtaacacatttctataaaaaaGAAACTAGAGTACAATGACATACAGCATTTGAAATAAGATTGGCTTACCATTAAACTCTTGTAATTTAATTCATTGTGTGGAAAAACCAGAAACATCAGTCAGCCAGTAGTTTCCCTCTCTCTGCTCCACCTGCGCATAAGCTCGTCCCATTTTTCTTCGCTTAACTTTATACAGCCAGGGGAAACTAGTcaaacaagcttttgtgctCTGCGGCACTCGCAACTTCTTGGACGTTAAAAGCAGGAGCCACAGTTTGGTTTTATTTGCGTCTACCATCTCGAGCATCTGGACTATTTAATGAGGCAAAGACAAACCAACAATGAGTGAGTATAACACAAAGTGTCTCTATATACTATAGGTTCATTGGTTTGACAGCATCACTTTAAGATTTCTTTATACTATCTTAGAGCACGATCGCATGTGTGGCAGTCGATGTCTGGGTCCGATGATTTTCAACATGGACCTGACAGGAAAAAACGTGACTCTGAGTCAAGGAGGACAACTAGCGTCCAGAGACACCTCGTCCTATATGAACGGTTTGGCATTTCTCAGCCGCACTGTGAAGGTTGATGAAAAGCTGTGTATACGTATCGAGGACCACAACTCGTTGTGGGATGGAGCTCTTCGTGTGGGTTTCACCAACATCTGCCCTCAGAGAAACAGTTTACCACCTGCCTCAATACCAGACCTCAGGGACACACGAGGATACTGTGTTGTGCCTGTGCCTGAGGACGTGTGTAGGTGTGGTGCAGAGCTTCAGTTCTGGATAAACTATGCAGGCATGGTGATTGTTCAAAAGATAGGTGGGGAGAAATATTACCTCAAAGCAGAAGGACTGAACCTGAATAATCCACTGTGGGTTTTCATTGATCTGTACGGAAGCACAAGCGCCGTCCGCCTACTGAGTAAGTGTGAGAAAATGACTTAAGTTGTCAGAATTACTTGAATctgcttaaataaatataatcttttgtaaaaaatgttcaatGTAGAATCAAGGAGGGGCAGTCGATCATCATGCCCGGTTTGTCCTGCAGACGGTACATCTGCCACCAACTGGGTAGCAAGAGCAGTTGAGCGACAAACATCAGAAGAAGAGAATAGCTATGACCATAAAACAGGTGATGATGTTTTCATAAGGCACTGAAAATGAATCACCCATTAAACAACTttcatttttgtagttttagtaCCCGGTGTACTGATAACACTGACCTCGATTCCTTTATATCTAGATACCAGAATTTTCCAGAAAACATCATCTTACTGGAAACCGAGTCTCTTTCTTGTACAGTACGCTAACCAGACTACCATCCCAAGCCCTAGAGAATGTTCAGAACTCACAAGAGCTGGTTTAGGTACATTATCTGGCTCCttttatcttaaaatacatcagtCAGCATTAATACGCATAACTTATGTTACCATTAACACTATTTGACAGATTAAGAATCTTATGTTTTCCGTGTTTGCTTTCTAGGCGCACCTGCTCAGGATTCAAGAGGGGTAGATGTACACTGGACTTTGCGAGAGCTGAATCGCTTCATTTGCTCCAGATATCCATTGGTCGACCTGGCCTTGATTGGTTTCCATTATGCAAAGGCTGATAAATATGGACGATTTTTGAGATTACATTCAGACACtctgaagaaaataaaaaaggagcTGGCTGGCAACATTCTTTATATAGTTCCTCAGACAGACATTGTTCTAAACGAGGTATAGTAGGAAATctcatgtatttattaatttaatcagTTCTAAAATACTGTGGAAGTGCAAAAAACTAAGATGAATGttgaaagggatagttcacccaaaaatgaaaattctgttattaatttctcacccttgtgtcgttccaaacccgtaagtaccttcgttcatcttcggaacacaaagatatttttgatgaaatccaagagctttctgaccctgcacagacagcgacacaactaacacgttcaaggcccagaaaagtagtaaggacatcattaaaatagtccttgtgacatcagtggttcaactgtaattctTTAACGCTATGAGAATACTCTTTATGTGCAAaggaaacaataataatgactttattcagcaatttgaaagatgtccttactacatttctgggccttgaacgtgtcagttgtgttgctgtctatgcaggatcagaaagctctcggatttcattgaaaatattttaatttgtgttctgaagatgaacaaaggtcttatgaatttggaacgatatgatggtgagtaattaatggcgggttaattaatttttgggtgaactatcactttaagcaCTGCTGTTCTTTGAAAGCTCTTTTTGCAACTCAACCTGCTAGTTGACATTCACTTGACAGTACCAAACAAttaaattgtgctttttttgacagattgccacacacacactatcaTCAGTCATGAATGCAAATACTTTCTCACCACCATGTTCTCCTCCACCTGTTCCTGCACAACAGAGGCACCGGCTGACTTCATCCAGCAGTTTTCTTTCAGATTCAAGTCGAAACTCTTCAgtggtaataatatttattatgattatctTACATATTATTTGACATGCTTATTACATGtaagaaatacacacaaatttgcataaaacttaaaggattatttcactCCTAAATTAAAATTCCCTAATAATTTTCTGACCCGCATGTTGTCcgtcaagatgttcatgtccttctgtcttcagtcgaaaagaaattaaggtttttgaggagaacatttcaggatttttctccatatagtggactttaatggggatcagcaAGTTGACGGTcgaaattgcagtttcagtgcagcttcaaaaggctctacacaatcccagccgaggaataagagtcttatctagcaaaatgattggccattttctaataaaatttttaatttgtatactttttaaccacaaatgatcatcttgcactagctctgcgatgtgtaTGAATGACGCATTATGTAATTATGTTGAAAAGGTCACGCAtagttagttctttgtctgtgtacttcagttcaaaaacttaatctcattttctcctccaacttcaaagtcgtccgacattgttgttttacctttttttgtaaagggtatttgactttctttgcacgttcgctcaTGCGTGACATCATGCGTgccctttccaacatgattacataatgcttGAAGTTGTGGACGCatagctagtgcaagatgagcatttgtggttaaaaagtatagacattttattttatttttaaaagaaatttacaaattgtttgctaaataagacccttattcctcggctagGAACGTGTagtgccctttgaagctgcaattttgatccccaatgaagtccactatatggagaataatcctggaatgttttcctttaaaaccttaatttcgactgaagaaagaaagacatgagcatcttggatgatatgggTGAATAAACTAAGCCTTTAAACTGGTGGATAGTATTGACATTGAAGAAAGCCAGCATAAAGTATTATTTACATCTCTTCAACAGGAGGACATGGACTGCAGTTCTTTGCTCAGAGAGTTTCAGCACATGCATCTCAGTGGCAGCGAGCACGTTTCAGTATTGGCTTCTCGTAACAAGGTGCTGCAGAATGCTAAAGATTCTGTTTCCAACTCTAATTTCTCTTGGACCAAAATCCCTTTTGTCACATTTGTTGGTGAGGAAGCAATTGACTGTGGAGGTCCACGGAGAGAGTTTTTCAGGTATTCCTCCTACGAAAAACAATACATACTCTTTCACAAGAAGTAAAAGACCAATTCTCAAACCATGAGACCATGCAATAGAAATGTTTCTCCTTTACCCCTGCCTCAGAATCCTGATGATGGAGGTACAGAGCTCCCTGGGCATCTTTGAGGGGCAGCCTGGACACTTGTTCTTCACCTATGACCAGATGGCCTTGGAGCAACACAAGTATGAGCTGGCGGGGAAGCTGATTGCATGGTCTGTGGCTCATGGCGGACCAGGACTCAAATCTCTTGACCCATGCCTGTACCAGCTGATGTGCACACAGGAATGTCAACTGGTAGACTTTGACTGGAGCCTAATAACAGATGCTGACATTCAGGACAAACTGCAAAAGGTTCTTATTCAAGTCTTCCTCAATCCATTCATCTTTGCTCTTTGTTTACCTGCAAGATCTCTAATCACGTTATCTTGCTTTTAGATTTCATCATGCAAGACGACAGCAGATCTCCAGAGGCTGCAGACAGAGCAAGGAGATTGGATCTGTGAATGTGGTTTCCCTGGAATATACAGACGTGAAATTTCTATCCGAGATGTACCGAAGATTTACTCCTATGCAGTTCGACACTACATATATCTTAGGTATAactgaaaatgtgcaaaaatctgtgcattatttaatatttggcaaTGTGTTGTTTTAAGTATAAGAATGGACATTTAACAGCCTGTGTTAATTTCCACAGAACGTCAAATATGATCCATCAGTTCACAAAGGGACTGAATGCTTATGGACAATTCTGGGAAATGGTAAGAACTCACTGGGTTGAGTTTCTTCCCATCTTTACCAACATGCACGAGCCCCTTTCCAGAAGCACATTCAGAGACCTCTTCCAAATCCACTGGAGTAAATTAGGGACCAAGAAGAGGGAAGATGAGGAGGAGACTATACACTATTGGGAACTGGTGCTTAAAATGATTGAAGGTGAGTTTCCTAGTTAGTAAATGAACTGTAAATAATTATGCTTGTAATTGGCAATTTTTAAGAATGTCATGTTCCCTCAACAGATAAAAAACCGAAAGCTTCACAAGATGAGTTGCATTTTGAGGAGATTTTGGCTTTCGTAACTGGAGCAGATGAAGTCCCACCGCTTGGGTTTTCCCCGAAGCCCAGCATTGACTTCTACCAGCCGGAGCAGCGTGGAAGCCGTCTACCATATGCCAACACGTGCATGATGGGATTGTTCCTCCCGAGGGTTGTAAAAGACGAAGTGGAACTTTACAGGATGCTCCTAAGAGCAATCAGAGACTCAGATGTTTTTGGAAGAACGTAAACGTGTATAATTCTTTATTATAatgttcagatgcaaaagtctctaaatccatctgacgattttctttaaaattcggatttctttctggctattttgtataggtttctatgtaagtactggtacttctgaatAGGCtaaggctggaatttagcgagtttaaaataaaagtatttgatggaagTATACTacgtgtcaggagcattcactcagtatcattatctcatttttgaccgagatggcttttagctggttttgcatctgaactcttcatatatttcattatttatttcactACTTAAGAAGAAAGCACTTATGCACTTAGTTATTTGTATATTCTGTGTATTTTTGACATAAAGATGTTTTGCATTGTATGCCccatgcattttttatatttgtaaaaattattattttcatacaaCTGTCAGTCTGCCTCGAATAAACTGAAGGAAACAAACTGAGTGTTTCTCTGGTTTGGCAAATCAACAATGACTTCATACAATGTAAAAATaggtataataaaataatcataggTCTATAAAAtagtaaagtaaaacaaaacaaaacaatcttcCTTCAAAGTGCAAAACACCCAACATCAAAACACGTTTTTCTTTATGTCCTTCCTTATTAATATACGTTTTATGTTcctgataatttttttttagctcctGCATACTAGTCACGTGTTACATTTACGACTGTTTTCAGATTTACGAGAATACTATCTATGAATCATAATTTAGTTAACTAGTTTTACTTTACAAACCTACGCAGTAACACGATCTACCATATCAGTTTAGTTTCGCTTTGTTGTTTACCATGTCAAATGAGGAGAGGCTTCACTGGGCACAATAAAGTACTTTTGTGAGGAAACGGCTTTATTGTCCACTAATCTGCAacgtgttttccattaaaaagtgtttttttcaagTGACCTATATGTGGAGGTTACAACCCGTTTTGTCATACAAGTCGCACAATTTTTATATGGATAGAATTTCAGCACTATTCATTTCTTTGGTATCCGCAAACCGCGATTGACACTCAAGGCTGTAATGTCATTGGTTTACGTGGAACACGTGATCCAAGATAACCGTTATCCAATGGTAGAGGCGCGGAGGTTGGTTTCTCGTGTCCAATGCCATTCACAGCCGCTTCAGTAACGGCAGCCCTACAACTGTAGCTCATGCCTTAGGAAAATTACTGGATTGCAAACGAGTGACTCACTGAAGGCCTTTTCCGCTCTTTCAAACGGTTTCACGTGATAAGGTAACCTAATATATTAGATAAACTCTCACATGATTTCTTCGAAATGTCTAAAGAGAGAGGACATCTCGTTGTAAACTTCCATTGTAAATCCACAGAAATGTAAATAGGATGGTTACCTCGTTTGTCACGGACTTTTTTGACAgcgattcattcaaataaaaaataaaaagtgaccctggaccacaaaaccagtcataagggtcagttttttaaaagtagATAATATGAAATTCagataataatatgaaatctgaataaataagctttccattgacgtatggtttgtAAGGATATATTTGGCCgacatacaactatttgaaaatctggaatctgagtgtgcaaaaaaataaaataaaaaaataaaaaatattgagaaaatcgcctttaaagttgtccaaatgaagttcttagcaatggatattaagaattaataaaaattaagttttgatatatttatggtaggaaatttacaaaatatcttaaagaaacaggatctttacttaatatcctaatgatttttggcataaaagaaaaatcaataattttgacccatacaatgtattgttggctattgctacaaatacactcGTGCTACTTTCGTGCTAGTTTTGTTGtcgagggtcacatataaatatataggataaacataaaaaaacaaacaaacaaaaaagcataaCATAAGAAGTAAAGATTTACCATACTAAACACATTTTGAAAGAGAATTACATTTCCTTTTCCCAAAAGCAAATTTAGAATCCATAATATTTGGGGATGTACACTCTagaaaatgctgggttatttatttttaacacagaaatgctgggttcagcctgttgggtcgttttattgggttatttgtaaaataaaattacccaggtgctgggtagtttttctgcactttaaaaaatgcttctcttttctttcttttttttttttttttttttacccaaatgctgggtccagcttgttgcatcattttattgggttatctttaatatttttttacacgGGTGCTGGGTAATTTTTTTGTAGCTCAGCTGCTAGTTATTCTTactttttaatacaaattattaacCCCCTCACATACCTATCTAGCGCTGAGTCAGTGTAACCCAGTGTTGGGTAGTCTGTGCCAAACCGGTCAAAACTGGATACATTTATCAGTGGATTTTGTGTTCTGCCCTGAGAGAAGACTTGACTGGCAGGAAACATCCTGAACGAAATTAAGGTATGTATTACATTGTATTCCTATCAAATTATTACTGTGCAAAGAGGAAAACATGTGTCATTGATCTGGTGCGTCATTGTTGCAGCTGTGGTCGCGCTGTGGGTTTGATGGGTTGAAACCTAAATGTCATGAGGTAAAGGTGTTTTtggtgtaattttttaaaaatgaatatacagtaaaataagtCATGAATATAAGTCATTTAATGAACTGGAACAGCCTACTGATAGTAGTTTTCTTTCCACAGATTTCCATTGGCTGCTCTTGCTGTTTCTGTCAGGCCCTAAAACctttactgaatgtttttgaagattttATGATTGTAAAAGACTGActtgaataaaaaattattgtatttgAACTGTTCTTGTcctatgtatatgtatgtacatgGGCGACATTGGGGGCAACTACAttacaaaacaacccagcaaatGGGTCAATGTATAAAACCCAAcatgctgggtcaaaacaacccagaaaTGGTTTTTTTAGtgtatagttgaggtcaaatgtttacatccctctttcagaatcattaaaattgttatatgttaaataagagggataatacaaaattcatgttattgtttatttagtactgacctgaataatatatttcacatgaaagatgtttacatatagtccacaagagactTATACAAATGACCcggtttaaaagtttacacccccttgttcttaatactgtgttgttacctgaatcatccacagctgtgtttgtgtgtttagtgatggttgttcatgagtcccttgtttgtcctgaacagttcttcagaaaaatccttcaggtcccacaaattctttgtttgtttgtttg contains:
- the LOC127169586 gene encoding uncharacterized protein LOC127169586; this encodes MKHDRMCGSRCLGPMIFNMDLTGKNVTLSQGGQLASRDTSSYMNGLAFLSRTVKVDEKLCIRIEDHNSLWDGALRVGFTNICPQRNSLPPASIPDLRDTRGYCVVPVPEDVCRCGAELQFWINYAGMVIVQKIGGEKYYLKAEGLNLNNPLWVFIDLYGSTSAVRLLKSRRGSRSSCPVCPADGTSATNWVARAVERQTSEEENSYDHKTDTRIFQKTSSYWKPSLFLVQYANQTTIPSPRECSELTRAGLGAPAQDSRGVDVHWTLRELNRFICSRYPLVDLALIGFHYAKADKYGRFLRLHSDTLKKIKKELAGNILYIVPQTDIVLNEIATHTLSSVMNANTFSPPCSPPPVPAQQRHRLTSSSSFLSDSSRNSSVEDMDCSSLLREFQHMHLSGSEHVSVLASRNKVLQNAKDSVSNSNFSWTKIPFVTFVGEEAIDCGGPRREFFRILMMEVQSSLGIFEGQPGHLFFTYDQMALEQHKYELAGKLIAWSVAHGGPGLKSLDPCLYQLMCTQECQLVDFDWSLITDADIQDKLQKISSCKTTADLQRLQTEQGDWICECGFPGIYRREISIRDVPKIYSYAVRHYIYLRTSNMIHQFTKGLNAYGQFWEMVRTHWVEFLPIFTNMHEPLSRSTFRDLFQIHWSKLGTKKREDEEETIHYWELVLKMIEDKKPKASQDELHFEEILAFVTGADEVPPLGFSPKPSIDFYQPEQRGSRLPYANTCMMGLFLPRVVKDEVELYRMLLRAIRDSDVFGRT